A genome region from Tursiops truncatus isolate mTurTru1 chromosome 15, mTurTru1.mat.Y, whole genome shotgun sequence includes the following:
- the ATXN2L gene encoding ataxin-2-like protein isoform X4 yields the protein MLKPQPPQQTSQPQQPPPTQQAVARRPPGGTSPPNGGLPGPLASTSAPPGPPAAASPCLGPAAAAGSGLRRGAESILAPPPPQQQHQERPGAAAIGSARGQSTGKGPPQSPVFEGVYNNSRMLHFLTAVVGSTCDVKVKNGTTYEGIFKTLSSKFELAVDAVHRKASEPAGGPRREDIVDTMVFKPSDVMLVHFRNVDFNYATKDKFTDSAIAMNSKVNGEHKEKVLQRWEGGDSNSDDYDLESDMSNGWDPNEMFKFNEENYGIKTTYDSSLSSYTVPLEKDNSEEFRQRELRAAQLAREIESSPQYRLRIAMENDDGRTEEEKHSAVQRQGSGRESPSLASREGKYIPLPQRVREGPRGGVRCSSSRGGRPGLSSLPPRGPHHLDNSSPGPGSETRGINGGPSRMSPKAQRPLRGAKTLSSPSSRPSGEASVPPPPAVGRMYPPRSPKSAAPAPISASCPEPPIGSAVPTSSASIPVTSSVGDPGVGSISPASPKISLAPTDVKELPAKEPGRTLESQELSRIAGKVPGLQNEQKRFQLEELRKFGAQFKLQPSSSPETSLDPFPPRILKEEAKGKEKEVDGLLASEPMGSPVSSKTESISDKEDKPPLPPAGGAEGPDQPPPPCPSQTSSPPVGLIKGDDKDEGPVAEQVKKSTLNPNAKEFNPTKPLLSVNKSTSTPTSPGPRTHSTPSIPVLTAGQSGLYSPQYISYIPQIHMGPAVQAPQMYPYPVSNSVPGQQGKYRGAKGSLPPQRSDQHQPASAPPMMQAAAAAGPPLVAATPYSSYIPYNPQQFPGQPAMMQPMAHYPSQPVFAPMLQSNPRMLTSGSHPQAIVSSSTPQYPSAEQPTPQALYATVHQSYPHHATQLHAHQPQPATTPTGSQPQSQHAAPSPVQHQAGQAPHLGSGQPQQNLYHPGALTGTPPSLPPGPSAQSPQSSFPQPAAVYAIHAHQQLPHGFTNMAHVTQAHVQTGITAAPPPHPGAPHPPQVMLLHPPQSHGGPPQGAVPQSGVPALSASTPSPYPYIGHPQGEQPGQAPGFPGGADDRILQSHPSQQLPFHPPGN from the exons ATGCTGAAGCCTCAGCCgccacaacagacctcccagccccagcagCCGCCCCCCACGCAACAGGCCGTGGCCCGCCGGCCTCCCGGGGGCACCAGCCCTCCCAACGGCGGCCTCCCGGGGCCCCTGGCCTCCACCTCGGCTCCCCCAGGGCCTCCCGCCGCTGCTTCCCCCTGCTTGGGGCCTGCAGCCGCTGCCGGGAGCGGGCTCCGCCGGGGAGCTGAGAGCATCttggcgccgccgccgccgcagcagcAACATCAGGAGAGGCCAGGGGCAGCGGCCATCGGCAGCGCCAG GGGACAAAGCACAGGAAAGGGACCCCCACAGTCACCG GTGTTTGAGGGTGTCTACAACAATTCCAGGATGCTGCATTTCCTTACAGCTGTTGTG GGCTCCACTTGTGATGTAAAGGTAAAGAATGGTACCACCTATGAAGGTATCTTCAAGACCCTGAGCTCAAAG TTTGAACTGGCAGTAGACGCTGTGCACCGGAAAGCATCGGAGCCAGCAGGTGGTCCTCGTCGGGAAGACATTGTGGACACCATGGTGTTTAAGCCAAGTGATGTCATGCTTGTCCACTTCCGAAATGTTGACTTCAATTATGCTACTAAAG ACAAGTTCACTGATTCAGCCATTGCCATGAACTCGAAGGTGAATGGGGAGCACAAGGAGAAGGTGCTTCAGCGCTGGGAGGGGGGCGACAGCAACAGCGATGACTACGACCTGGAGTCTGACATG TCCAATGGATGGGACCCCAATGAAATGTTCAAGTTCAATGAGGAGAATTACGGCATAAAGACCACCTATGACAGCAGTCTCTCTTCTTACAC GGTGCCCTTAGAGAAGGACAACTCGGAAGAATTTCGTCAGCGGGAGCTGCGTGCAGCCCAGTTGGCTCGAGAGATTGAATCGAGCCCCCAGTACCGCCTGCGGATCGCCATGGAGAATGATGACGGGCGCACCGAGGAGGAGAAGCACAGTGCAGTTCAGCGACAGGGTTCAGGGCGAGAGAGCCCCAGCTTGGCATCTAG GGAGGGAAAGTATATCCCTCTACCCCAACGAGTTCGGGAAGGTCCCCGGGGAGGAGTTCGATGCAGTAGTTCTCGGGGTGGCCGGCCTGGCCTTAGCTCTTTGCCACCTCGTGGCCCTCACCATCTTGACAATAGCAGCCCTGGCCCAGGTTCTGAGACACGCGGTATCAATGGAG gcccTTCCCGCATGTCCCCTAAGGCACAGCGGCCTCTGAGAGGTGCCAAGACTCTGTCTTCCCCCAGCAGCAGGCCTTCTGGAGAAGCTTCTGTTCCACCTCCTCCTGCAG TAGGCCGGATGTACCCCCCACGCTCTCCCAAGTCAGCTGCCCCCGCCCCAATCTCAGCTTCCTGTCCTGAGCCTCCCATCGGCTCAGCAGTACCGACCTCTTCAGCTTCCATCCCCGTGACATCATCAGTTGGGGATCCTGGAGTAGGCTCCATTTCCCCAGCTTCTCCAAAGATCTCACTGGCACCCACAGATG TAAAAGAACTCCCAGCCAAGGAACCTGGGAGAACGCTGGAGTCCCAGGAGCTGTCCCGGATAGCAGGGAAag TCCCTGGCCTTCAGAACGAGCAGAAACGCTTTCAACTGGAAGAACTGAGAAAATTTGGGGCCCAGTTTAAG CTTCAGCCCAGTAGCTCCCCTGAGACCAGCCTGGATCCTTTTCCTCCCCGGATCCTAAAGGAGGAGGccaaagggaaggagaaggaggttgATGGTCTTTTGGCTTCAGAGCCCATGGGGTCCCCTGTTTCCTCCAAGACAGAATCCATATCGGATAAGGAGGACAAACCACCCCTGCCACCAGCAGGAGGCGCCGAAGGGCCGGATCAGCCCCCACCGCCTTGCCCAAGCCAAACCAGTAGCCCCCCAGTGGGCCTTATCAAGGGAGATGACAAGGATGAGGGCCCTGTTGCTGA aCAAGTGAAGAAGTCAACATTGAACCCTAATGCCAAGGAGTTCAATCCCACTAAGCCGCTGCTGTCTGTG AATAAATCCACCAGTACTCCAACTTCTCCTGGGCCCCGGACTCATTCAACTCCCTCCATCCCGGTGCTGACAGCAGGCCAGAGTGGGCTATATAGCCCCCAGTACATTTCCTACATACCTCAGATCCACATGGGACCAGCTGTTCAG GCACCTCAGATGTATCCATATCCTGTGTCCAACTCAGTGCCTGGACAGCAGGGCAAGTACCGGGGAGCAAAAG GCTCCCTGCCCCCCCAGCGCTCGGACCAACACCAGCCAGCCTCAGCCCCTCCGATGATGCAGGCCGCCGCCGCTGCTGGCCCCCCTCTGGTGGCTGCCACACCTTATTCTTCCTACATCCCCTACAATCCACAGCAGTTCCCAGGCCAGCCCGCCATGATGCAGCCCATGGCCCACTACCCCTCGCAG CCGGTGTTTGCCCCCATGCTTCAAAGCAACCCACGCATGCTGACGTCGGGGAGCCATCCCCAGGCCATTGTGTCGTCCTCCACCCCTCAGTACCCTTCTGCAGAGCAGCCCACCCCCCAAGCCCTTTATG CCACTGTTCACCAGTCCTATCCACACCATGCCACGCAGCTCCATGCCCACCAGCCGCAGCCGGCCACCACGCCTACTGGGAGCCAGCCGCAGTCCCAGCATGCAGCCCCCAGTCCCGTCCAG CACCAGGCGGGGCAGGCCCCACACCTGGGCAGTGGACAGCCACAGCAGAACCTGTACCACCCAGGGGCCCTGACAGGCACGCCGCCTTCTCTGCCGCCGGGACCTTCTGCGCAGTCCCCTCAGAGCAGCTTCCCCCAGCCAGCCGCTGTGTATGCTATCCATGCCCACCAGCAGCTGCCCCACGGCTTCACCAACATGGCCCATGTTACCCAG GCCCATGTCCAAACTGGAATCACAGCAGCCCCGCCCCCTCACCCTGGGGCTCCCCACCcgccccaggtgatgctgctgcacCCACCCCAGAGCCATGGGGGCCCCCCCCAAGGCGCGGTGCCCCAGAGTGGGGTGCCTGCACTCTCAGCTTCCACACCCTCACCCTATCCCTACATCGGACACCCCCAAGGTGAGCAGCCTGGCCAGGCGCCTGGATTTCCAGGAGGAGCCGATGACAGGATTC TTCAATCTCATCCCTCCCAGCAGCTCCCCTTCCACCCCCCGGGGAACTGA
- the ATXN2L gene encoding ataxin-2-like protein isoform X10, giving the protein MLKPQPPQQTSQPQQPPPTQQAVARRPPGGTSPPNGGLPGPLASTSAPPGPPAAASPCLGPAAAAGSGLRRGAESILAPPPPQQQHQERPGAAAIGSARGQSTGKGPPQSPVFEGVYNNSRMLHFLTAVVGSTCDVKVKNGTTYEGIFKTLSSKFELAVDAVHRKASEPAGGPRREDIVDTMVFKPSDVMLVHFRNVDFNYATKDKFTDSAIAMNSKVNGEHKEKVLQRWEGGDSNSDDYDLESDMSNGWDPNEMFKFNEENYGIKTTYDSSLSSYTVPLEKDNSEEFRQRELRAAQLAREIESSPQYRLRIAMENDDGRTEEEKHSAVQRQGSGRESPSLASREGKYIPLPQRVREGPRGGVRCSSSRGGRPGLSSLPPRGPHHLDNSSPGPGSETRGINGGPSRMSPKAQRPLRGAKTLSSPSSRPSGEASVPPPPAVGRMYPPRSPKSAAPAPISASCPEPPIGSAVPTSSASIPVTSSVGDPGVGSISPASPKISLAPTDVKELPAKEPGRTLESQELSRIAGKVPGLQNEQKRFQLEELRKFGAQFKLQPSSSPETSLDPFPPRILKEEAKGKEKEVDGLLASEPMGSPVSSKTESISDKEDKPPLPPAGGAEGPDQPPPPCPSQTSSPPVGLIKGDDKDEGPVAEQVKKSTLNPNAKEFNPTKPLLSVNKSTSTPTSPGPRTHSTPSIPVLTAGQSGLYSPQYISYIPQIHMGPAVQAPQMYPYPVSNSVPGQQGKYRGAKGSLPPQRSDQHQPASAPPMMQAAAAAGPPLVAATPYSSYIPYNPQQFPGQPAMMQPMAHYPSQPVFAPMLQSNPRMLTSGSHPQAIVSSSTPQYPSAEQPTPQALYATVHQSYPHHATQLHAHQPQPATTPTGSQPQSQHAAPSPVQHQAGQAPHLGSGQPQQNLYHPGALTGTPPSLPPGPSAQSPQSSFPQPAAVYAIHAHQQLPHGFTNMAHVTQAHVQTGITAAPPPHPGAPHPPQVMLLHPPQSHGGPPQGAVPQSGVPALSASTPSPYPYIGHPQALSDPDCLLT; this is encoded by the exons ATGCTGAAGCCTCAGCCgccacaacagacctcccagccccagcagCCGCCCCCCACGCAACAGGCCGTGGCCCGCCGGCCTCCCGGGGGCACCAGCCCTCCCAACGGCGGCCTCCCGGGGCCCCTGGCCTCCACCTCGGCTCCCCCAGGGCCTCCCGCCGCTGCTTCCCCCTGCTTGGGGCCTGCAGCCGCTGCCGGGAGCGGGCTCCGCCGGGGAGCTGAGAGCATCttggcgccgccgccgccgcagcagcAACATCAGGAGAGGCCAGGGGCAGCGGCCATCGGCAGCGCCAG GGGACAAAGCACAGGAAAGGGACCCCCACAGTCACCG GTGTTTGAGGGTGTCTACAACAATTCCAGGATGCTGCATTTCCTTACAGCTGTTGTG GGCTCCACTTGTGATGTAAAGGTAAAGAATGGTACCACCTATGAAGGTATCTTCAAGACCCTGAGCTCAAAG TTTGAACTGGCAGTAGACGCTGTGCACCGGAAAGCATCGGAGCCAGCAGGTGGTCCTCGTCGGGAAGACATTGTGGACACCATGGTGTTTAAGCCAAGTGATGTCATGCTTGTCCACTTCCGAAATGTTGACTTCAATTATGCTACTAAAG ACAAGTTCACTGATTCAGCCATTGCCATGAACTCGAAGGTGAATGGGGAGCACAAGGAGAAGGTGCTTCAGCGCTGGGAGGGGGGCGACAGCAACAGCGATGACTACGACCTGGAGTCTGACATG TCCAATGGATGGGACCCCAATGAAATGTTCAAGTTCAATGAGGAGAATTACGGCATAAAGACCACCTATGACAGCAGTCTCTCTTCTTACAC GGTGCCCTTAGAGAAGGACAACTCGGAAGAATTTCGTCAGCGGGAGCTGCGTGCAGCCCAGTTGGCTCGAGAGATTGAATCGAGCCCCCAGTACCGCCTGCGGATCGCCATGGAGAATGATGACGGGCGCACCGAGGAGGAGAAGCACAGTGCAGTTCAGCGACAGGGTTCAGGGCGAGAGAGCCCCAGCTTGGCATCTAG GGAGGGAAAGTATATCCCTCTACCCCAACGAGTTCGGGAAGGTCCCCGGGGAGGAGTTCGATGCAGTAGTTCTCGGGGTGGCCGGCCTGGCCTTAGCTCTTTGCCACCTCGTGGCCCTCACCATCTTGACAATAGCAGCCCTGGCCCAGGTTCTGAGACACGCGGTATCAATGGAG gcccTTCCCGCATGTCCCCTAAGGCACAGCGGCCTCTGAGAGGTGCCAAGACTCTGTCTTCCCCCAGCAGCAGGCCTTCTGGAGAAGCTTCTGTTCCACCTCCTCCTGCAG TAGGCCGGATGTACCCCCCACGCTCTCCCAAGTCAGCTGCCCCCGCCCCAATCTCAGCTTCCTGTCCTGAGCCTCCCATCGGCTCAGCAGTACCGACCTCTTCAGCTTCCATCCCCGTGACATCATCAGTTGGGGATCCTGGAGTAGGCTCCATTTCCCCAGCTTCTCCAAAGATCTCACTGGCACCCACAGATG TAAAAGAACTCCCAGCCAAGGAACCTGGGAGAACGCTGGAGTCCCAGGAGCTGTCCCGGATAGCAGGGAAag TCCCTGGCCTTCAGAACGAGCAGAAACGCTTTCAACTGGAAGAACTGAGAAAATTTGGGGCCCAGTTTAAG CTTCAGCCCAGTAGCTCCCCTGAGACCAGCCTGGATCCTTTTCCTCCCCGGATCCTAAAGGAGGAGGccaaagggaaggagaaggaggttgATGGTCTTTTGGCTTCAGAGCCCATGGGGTCCCCTGTTTCCTCCAAGACAGAATCCATATCGGATAAGGAGGACAAACCACCCCTGCCACCAGCAGGAGGCGCCGAAGGGCCGGATCAGCCCCCACCGCCTTGCCCAAGCCAAACCAGTAGCCCCCCAGTGGGCCTTATCAAGGGAGATGACAAGGATGAGGGCCCTGTTGCTGA aCAAGTGAAGAAGTCAACATTGAACCCTAATGCCAAGGAGTTCAATCCCACTAAGCCGCTGCTGTCTGTG AATAAATCCACCAGTACTCCAACTTCTCCTGGGCCCCGGACTCATTCAACTCCCTCCATCCCGGTGCTGACAGCAGGCCAGAGTGGGCTATATAGCCCCCAGTACATTTCCTACATACCTCAGATCCACATGGGACCAGCTGTTCAG GCACCTCAGATGTATCCATATCCTGTGTCCAACTCAGTGCCTGGACAGCAGGGCAAGTACCGGGGAGCAAAAG GCTCCCTGCCCCCCCAGCGCTCGGACCAACACCAGCCAGCCTCAGCCCCTCCGATGATGCAGGCCGCCGCCGCTGCTGGCCCCCCTCTGGTGGCTGCCACACCTTATTCTTCCTACATCCCCTACAATCCACAGCAGTTCCCAGGCCAGCCCGCCATGATGCAGCCCATGGCCCACTACCCCTCGCAG CCGGTGTTTGCCCCCATGCTTCAAAGCAACCCACGCATGCTGACGTCGGGGAGCCATCCCCAGGCCATTGTGTCGTCCTCCACCCCTCAGTACCCTTCTGCAGAGCAGCCCACCCCCCAAGCCCTTTATG CCACTGTTCACCAGTCCTATCCACACCATGCCACGCAGCTCCATGCCCACCAGCCGCAGCCGGCCACCACGCCTACTGGGAGCCAGCCGCAGTCCCAGCATGCAGCCCCCAGTCCCGTCCAG CACCAGGCGGGGCAGGCCCCACACCTGGGCAGTGGACAGCCACAGCAGAACCTGTACCACCCAGGGGCCCTGACAGGCACGCCGCCTTCTCTGCCGCCGGGACCTTCTGCGCAGTCCCCTCAGAGCAGCTTCCCCCAGCCAGCCGCTGTGTATGCTATCCATGCCCACCAGCAGCTGCCCCACGGCTTCACCAACATGGCCCATGTTACCCAG GCCCATGTCCAAACTGGAATCACAGCAGCCCCGCCCCCTCACCCTGGGGCTCCCCACCcgccccaggtgatgctgctgcacCCACCCCAGAGCCATGGGGGCCCCCCCCAAGGCGCGGTGCCCCAGAGTGGGGTGCCTGCACTCTCAGCTTCCACACCCTCACCCTATCCCTACATCGGACACCCCCAAG CTCTCAGTGACCCCGACTGTCTCCTGACTTAG
- the ATXN2L gene encoding ataxin-2-like protein isoform X15: MLKPQPPQQTSQPQQPPPTQQAVARRPPGGTSPPNGGLPGPLASTSAPPGPPAAASPCLGPAAAAGSGLRRGAESILAPPPPQQQHQERPGAAAIGSARGQSTGKGPPQSPVFEGVYNNSRMLHFLTAVVGSTCDVKVKNGTTYEGIFKTLSSKFELAVDAVHRKASEPAGGPRREDIVDTMVFKPSDVMLVHFRNVDFNYATKDKFTDSAIAMNSKVNGEHKEKRRTTRKNFVSGSCVQPSWLERLNRAPSTACGSPWRMMTGAPRRRSTVQFSDRVQGERAPAWHLGRESISLYPNEFGKVPGEEFDAVVLGVAGLALALCHLVALTILTIAALAQVLRHAVSMEAQRPLRGAKTLSSPSSRPSGEASVPPPPAVGRMYPPRSPKSAAPAPISASCPEPPIGSAVPTSSASIPVTSSVGDPGVGSISPASPKISLAPTDVKELPAKEPGRTLESQELSRIAGKVPGLQNEQKRFQLEELRKFGAQFKLQPSSSPETSLDPFPPRILKEEAKGKEKEVDGLLASEPMGSPVSSKTESISDKEDKPPLPPAGGAEGPDQPPPPCPSQTSSPPVGLIKGDDKDEGPVAEQVKKSTLNPNAKEFNPTKPLLSVNKSTSTPTSPGPRTHSTPSIPVLTAGQSGLYSPQYISYIPQIHMGPAVQAPQMYPYPVSNSVPGQQGKYRGAKGSLPPQRSDQHQPASAPPMMQAAAAAGPPLVAATPYSSYIPYNPQQFPGQPAMMQPMAHYPSQPVFAPMLQSNPRMLTSGSHPQAIVSSSTPQYPSAEQPTPQALYATVHQSYPHHATQLHAHQPQPATTPTGSQPQSQHAAPSPVQHQAGQAPHLGSGQPQQNLYHPGALTGTPPSLPPGPSAQSPQSSFPQPAAVYAIHAHQQLPHGFTNMAHVTQAHVQTGITAAPPPHPGAPHPPQVMLLHPPQSHGGPPQGAVPQSGVPALSASTPSPYPYIGHPQGEQPGQAPGFPGGADDRIREFSLAGGIWHGRADGLQVGQDARVLGGE, translated from the exons ATGCTGAAGCCTCAGCCgccacaacagacctcccagccccagcagCCGCCCCCCACGCAACAGGCCGTGGCCCGCCGGCCTCCCGGGGGCACCAGCCCTCCCAACGGCGGCCTCCCGGGGCCCCTGGCCTCCACCTCGGCTCCCCCAGGGCCTCCCGCCGCTGCTTCCCCCTGCTTGGGGCCTGCAGCCGCTGCCGGGAGCGGGCTCCGCCGGGGAGCTGAGAGCATCttggcgccgccgccgccgcagcagcAACATCAGGAGAGGCCAGGGGCAGCGGCCATCGGCAGCGCCAG GGGACAAAGCACAGGAAAGGGACCCCCACAGTCACCG GTGTTTGAGGGTGTCTACAACAATTCCAGGATGCTGCATTTCCTTACAGCTGTTGTG GGCTCCACTTGTGATGTAAAGGTAAAGAATGGTACCACCTATGAAGGTATCTTCAAGACCCTGAGCTCAAAG TTTGAACTGGCAGTAGACGCTGTGCACCGGAAAGCATCGGAGCCAGCAGGTGGTCCTCGTCGGGAAGACATTGTGGACACCATGGTGTTTAAGCCAAGTGATGTCATGCTTGTCCACTTCCGAAATGTTGACTTCAATTATGCTACTAAAG ACAAGTTCACTGATTCAGCCATTGCCATGAACTCGAAGGTGAATGGGGAGCACAAGGAGAAG AGAAGGACAACTCGGAAGAATTTCGTCAGCGGGAGCTGCGTGCAGCCCAGTTGGCTCGAGAGATTGAATCGAGCCCCCAGTACCGCCTGCGGATCGCCATGGAGAATGATGACGGGCGCACCGAGGAGGAGAAGCACAGTGCAGTTCAGCGACAGGGTTCAGGGCGAGAGAGCCCCAGCTTGGCATCTAG GGAGGGAAAGTATATCCCTCTACCCCAACGAGTTCGGGAAGGTCCCCGGGGAGGAGTTCGATGCAGTAGTTCTCGGGGTGGCCGGCCTGGCCTTAGCTCTTTGCCACCTCGTGGCCCTCACCATCTTGACAATAGCAGCCCTGGCCCAGGTTCTGAGACACGCGGTATCAATGGAG GCACAGCGGCCTCTGAGAGGTGCCAAGACTCTGTCTTCCCCCAGCAGCAGGCCTTCTGGAGAAGCTTCTGTTCCACCTCCTCCTGCAG TAGGCCGGATGTACCCCCCACGCTCTCCCAAGTCAGCTGCCCCCGCCCCAATCTCAGCTTCCTGTCCTGAGCCTCCCATCGGCTCAGCAGTACCGACCTCTTCAGCTTCCATCCCCGTGACATCATCAGTTGGGGATCCTGGAGTAGGCTCCATTTCCCCAGCTTCTCCAAAGATCTCACTGGCACCCACAGATG TAAAAGAACTCCCAGCCAAGGAACCTGGGAGAACGCTGGAGTCCCAGGAGCTGTCCCGGATAGCAGGGAAag TCCCTGGCCTTCAGAACGAGCAGAAACGCTTTCAACTGGAAGAACTGAGAAAATTTGGGGCCCAGTTTAAG CTTCAGCCCAGTAGCTCCCCTGAGACCAGCCTGGATCCTTTTCCTCCCCGGATCCTAAAGGAGGAGGccaaagggaaggagaaggaggttgATGGTCTTTTGGCTTCAGAGCCCATGGGGTCCCCTGTTTCCTCCAAGACAGAATCCATATCGGATAAGGAGGACAAACCACCCCTGCCACCAGCAGGAGGCGCCGAAGGGCCGGATCAGCCCCCACCGCCTTGCCCAAGCCAAACCAGTAGCCCCCCAGTGGGCCTTATCAAGGGAGATGACAAGGATGAGGGCCCTGTTGCTGA aCAAGTGAAGAAGTCAACATTGAACCCTAATGCCAAGGAGTTCAATCCCACTAAGCCGCTGCTGTCTGTG AATAAATCCACCAGTACTCCAACTTCTCCTGGGCCCCGGACTCATTCAACTCCCTCCATCCCGGTGCTGACAGCAGGCCAGAGTGGGCTATATAGCCCCCAGTACATTTCCTACATACCTCAGATCCACATGGGACCAGCTGTTCAG GCACCTCAGATGTATCCATATCCTGTGTCCAACTCAGTGCCTGGACAGCAGGGCAAGTACCGGGGAGCAAAAG GCTCCCTGCCCCCCCAGCGCTCGGACCAACACCAGCCAGCCTCAGCCCCTCCGATGATGCAGGCCGCCGCCGCTGCTGGCCCCCCTCTGGTGGCTGCCACACCTTATTCTTCCTACATCCCCTACAATCCACAGCAGTTCCCAGGCCAGCCCGCCATGATGCAGCCCATGGCCCACTACCCCTCGCAG CCGGTGTTTGCCCCCATGCTTCAAAGCAACCCACGCATGCTGACGTCGGGGAGCCATCCCCAGGCCATTGTGTCGTCCTCCACCCCTCAGTACCCTTCTGCAGAGCAGCCCACCCCCCAAGCCCTTTATG CCACTGTTCACCAGTCCTATCCACACCATGCCACGCAGCTCCATGCCCACCAGCCGCAGCCGGCCACCACGCCTACTGGGAGCCAGCCGCAGTCCCAGCATGCAGCCCCCAGTCCCGTCCAG CACCAGGCGGGGCAGGCCCCACACCTGGGCAGTGGACAGCCACAGCAGAACCTGTACCACCCAGGGGCCCTGACAGGCACGCCGCCTTCTCTGCCGCCGGGACCTTCTGCGCAGTCCCCTCAGAGCAGCTTCCCCCAGCCAGCCGCTGTGTATGCTATCCATGCCCACCAGCAGCTGCCCCACGGCTTCACCAACATGGCCCATGTTACCCAG GCCCATGTCCAAACTGGAATCACAGCAGCCCCGCCCCCTCACCCTGGGGCTCCCCACCcgccccaggtgatgctgctgcacCCACCCCAGAGCCATGGGGGCCCCCCCCAAGGCGCGGTGCCCCAGAGTGGGGTGCCTGCACTCTCAGCTTCCACACCCTCACCCTATCCCTACATCGGACACCCCCAAGGTGAGCAGCCTGGCCAGGCGCCTGGATTTCCAGGAGGAGCCGATGACAGGATTCGTGAGTTCTCGTTAGCTGGGGGAATTTGGCATGGAAGAGCTGATGGGCTGCAGGTGGGGCAGGATGCACGGGTTctgggtggggagtga